The following proteins are encoded in a genomic region of Neovison vison isolate M4711 chromosome 12, ASM_NN_V1, whole genome shotgun sequence:
- the CD27 gene encoding CD27 antigen — protein sequence MAQAPPCWLWILGTLAGLSATPAPKPCPEKHYLVQGELCCQMCKPGTFLMKDCDKHGESAQCDPCIQGASFSPDHHSRRHCESCRHCNSGLLIRNCTLTANAQCACPKGWQCRDKECTECDPPSNPLLTLPRPSWAPDPHPHPQPTHLPYAKTQRPLCSSDCIRVFVILSGMFLAFTVMGPLFFHQQRKCRLNKEESPVVPAEPCPYSCPREEEGGAIPIQEDYRKPEPASYS from the exons ATGGCCCAGGCACCTCCCTGCTGGCTGTGGATTCTAGGGACCCTGGCGGGGCTCTCAGCGACCCCAGCCCCCAAGCCCTGCCCGGAGAAGCACTACCTGGTCCAGGGAGAGCTGTGCTGCCAGATGTGCAAGCCAG GGACTTTCCTCATGAAGGACTGTGACAAgcatggtgagtctgctcagTGTGACCCGTGCATCCAGGGGGCCTCCTTCTCACCAGACCACCATTCCCGGCGCCACTGTGAGAGCTGTCGGCATTGTAACTCTG GTCTTCTCATTCGAAACTGCACCCTCACTGCAAATGCACAGTGTGCCTGCCCCAAGGGCTGGCAGTGCAGGGACAAGGAGTGTACAGAGTGTGACCCTCCTTCAAACCCTTTGCTGACACTGCCTCGACCGTCTTGGGCCCCggacccacacccacacccacaacCCACCCACTTACCTTACGCCAAAA CCCAAAGGCCCCTGTGCAGCTCAGATTGCATCCGCGTCTTTGTCATTCTCTCTGGGATGTTTCTTGCTTTCACCGTGATGGGACCCCTGTTCTTCCATCAACAAAGAAAATGCAGACTAA ACAAAGAAGAAAGCCCAGTGGTGCCGGCTGAGCCTTGCCCGTACAGCTGCCCCAGGGAGGAAGAGGGCGGCGCCATCCCCATTCAGGAAGATTACCGAAAACCAGAACCTGCTTCCTACTCCTGA